In the Corynebacterium jeikeium genome, CAGGATCTCCTGCTTCTCGGCGGCGCTGAGATCCGCCCAGTCGGCGCGCTCGGCAGCGAGCTTTTCCTCCAGCTCCTTAATCGGGCGAGCCTTGCCCAGGGTGCCATTGGCGTTTTTGGCCTCCGGGTCAAACCAGGAGTTGTAAATCTGCAGGAAGATCCACTGCGTCCAGCGGTAGTAATCCGTATCCGTGGTGGCGAAGCTGCGGCGCTTGTCGTGGCCCAGGCCCAGGCGGCCCAGCTGGCGCTCCATGTTGGCAATGTTGGCCATAGTGGTGGTGCGCGGGTGGGTGCCGGTCTGCACAGCGTACTGCTCGGCGGGCAGGCCGAAGGCATCGTAACCCAGCGTATGCAGCACATTTGCGCCCTTCATGCGGTGGAAGCGCGCAAACACGTCCGTACCGATGTAACCCAGCGGGTGGCCCACGTGCAGACCCACGCCGGAGGGGTAAGGGAACATGTCCTGGATAAACTTGCGGTCCTCCGGCAGCTCCGCGCCCGGCTCCGCCAGGTCGCCCGTCGGGTTCGGGGCGTTAAACGTGCCTTTGTCGGCCCAGTGCTTCTGCCACTTGGCCTCGATCTTGGCCGCAAGGCCTGGAGTGTAGCGGTAAGAATTGTCTTCAGTGCTGCCGTTGGTCATGTTTTAACAGTCTAGTAGGTCGCCCGGACAGGGCAGGTTATTGCGTTTGGCTTGTTGACCACCTGCGGTAATAGACTGTTTCACATGATCGTATTGACCATTGTGTTGGTAATCGTGGGCCTGGCCTTTTTCATCGCAGGACTGCTGGGGGCTGTGGGGAAGCTGCCGGGCAATCCTGTCGTTGGCCTGCGAGTTCCGGAGGTTCGCAAGTCTGAGGAACTCTGGAACACCGCGCACCGGATCGTCGGTCCTGCCTGGATGGGCGCCGGCGCAGCGTTTATGGGCGCCGCGCTGATCACCCTGAAGGTCAGCGGCTGGATGTGGCTGATCTTTGCGCTGTTGCTGGTTGGAGCTGTTTTCTTGATCGGCTTGGGCTCTGCGTTGGGCGCCCACACCGTCGCCCGCCTGGACGCCCGCGCCGCCCAACTCGAGGCCGCCAGTTCTTCCTGTTGCTCTAGCGGTGACGCCACCTCGGACTCCTGCTGCGGCGATTC is a window encoding:
- a CDS encoding SdpI family protein, with the translated sequence MIVLTIVLVIVGLAFFIAGLLGAVGKLPGNPVVGLRVPEVRKSEELWNTAHRIVGPAWMGAGAAFMGAALITLKVSGWMWLIFALLLVGAVFLIGLGSALGAHTVARLDARAAQLEAASSSCCSSGDATSDSCCGDSSEANGASGAGSDGAVSAEACASGQACGSCSLNGSCQGGGVDWEAAQRAASAQDSAQNPA